One Thomasclavelia spiroformis DSM 1552 DNA window includes the following coding sequences:
- a CDS encoding spore germination protein: protein MKNPSFDLNTRILDFDNEKVTINYFSSLCSGDMVAYLVEGITNHRGKTLKDCINNGDVKEEPDVNKAQYALLTGCAVVTYRNIQYVLDTRFYPSRSIEEPETEKSVRGSKDGFNESILTCVGLIRRRIRTIDLVMNKQTIGKNNPLDICICYLDNQVDKQILQHLLDRIKEIKNEDLVMSDRALEEMILDQGYNPFPLVRYSERPDVVSTHILHGHIAIICDTSSSVLMLPTTLFEILEHVEEHRQTPIIGTFIRLIRCSSVLLSIYLVPIWILLTNSGELDLVFLGQVLLVELAIELLRIATIHTPTSLSNAMGMIAAVLLGQFAIDLGIFSEEILLLCAVGDVGGFATPNYELSLTNKYLKIFMIIFCGLLSWLGFIIFHIVLIGYLVSLKPLGMPYLYPLYPFDGKELLNFIIRKPKKKNGS, encoded by the coding sequence ATGAAAAACCCTTCATTTGATCTCAATACCCGAATACTTGATTTTGATAACGAAAAAGTAACGATTAATTATTTTTCAAGTCTTTGTTCTGGAGATATGGTGGCATATTTAGTTGAAGGAATTACTAATCATCGTGGAAAAACATTAAAAGATTGTATTAATAATGGTGATGTAAAAGAAGAACCTGATGTAAATAAAGCTCAATATGCTTTACTAACTGGTTGTGCAGTAGTAACATATCGAAATATCCAATATGTTTTAGACACAAGGTTTTATCCAAGTCGTTCAATTGAAGAACCAGAAACTGAAAAAAGTGTTAGAGGTTCTAAAGATGGTTTTAATGAATCAATTCTTACATGTGTAGGTTTAATTAGAAGAAGAATTAGAACGATTGATTTAGTTATGAATAAACAAACAATTGGAAAAAATAATCCATTAGATATTTGTATATGTTATTTAGATAATCAAGTTGATAAACAAATATTACAACATTTATTAGATCGAATCAAAGAAATTAAAAATGAAGATCTTGTTATGTCTGATCGTGCTTTGGAAGAAATGATTTTAGATCAAGGATATAATCCTTTTCCTTTAGTTCGTTATAGCGAAAGACCTGATGTTGTATCAACTCATATTTTACATGGACATATTGCTATTATCTGTGATACTTCTTCATCGGTACTGATGTTACCAACAACTTTATTTGAAATTTTAGAGCATGTTGAAGAACATCGTCAAACACCGATTATTGGTACTTTTATTCGTTTAATCCGTTGTAGTTCAGTATTATTGTCGATATATTTAGTTCCAATTTGGATATTACTTACTAATAGTGGTGAACTTGATTTAGTATTTTTAGGACAAGTGTTATTAGTGGAATTAGCGATTGAATTATTAAGAATTGCTACTATTCATACACCGACTTCATTATCTAATGCAATGGGGATGATTGCTGCAGTATTATTAGGACAATTTGCGATTGATTTAGGTATTTTTAGTGAAGAAATTTTATTACTTTGTGCCGTGGGAGATGTTGGTGGTTTTGCAACTCCTAATTATGAGTTATCACTTACTAATAAATATTTAAAAATTTTTATGATTATTTTTTGTGGTTTATTAAGCTGGTTAGGTTTTATTATTTTTCATATTGTGTTAATTGGTTATTTGGTGTCTTTAAAACCGCTAGGAATGCCTTATTTATATCCTCTTTATCCTTTTGATGGAAAAGAGTTACTTAATTTTATTATTCGTAAACCTAAAAAGAAAAACGGTTCATAA
- a CDS encoding PD-(D/E)XK nuclease family transposase — MIKILIPFIYLIFIEGILNISCKSITILDPDLAVENIEDKNMLLDIRVQTNTGDYVNIEMFSKNQYQIYGASLLSG; from the coding sequence ATGATCAAGATTCTGATTCCTTTTATTTACTTAATCTTTATTGAAGGTATTTTAAATATCAGCTGTAAATCAATTACGATCTTAGATCCTGATCTTGCCGTTGAAAATATTGAAGATAAAAATATGCTTTTAGATATTAGAGTACAAACCAATACTGGTGATTATGTTAATATCGAAATGTTTTCTAAAAATCAGTATCAAATATATGGAGCATCATTATTATCAGGATAG
- a CDS encoding VanZ family protein: protein MEITSFLHLAVRCIMIASIILLIIGCVYFIWYFIQKKRKKDVYLNKKKLIFSALLIGYIIVVVFATLLMERRAFLVEPNLIPFSSYISAWNNFGMLLWRNIILNICMFIPLGMILPLFHRIFKKWCFTYLTGLLLTVLIEVSQYISKRGIFELDDIINNTLGCMIGYGIWALGYFIYCKLKKCDNKLLYTLLKQIPLVLTIGIFSTIFIAYYQKDLGNIRQSYYQVNDMSNINLVNQAKLSSKTTNKNVYKIKEYNKKECYNLAKHYFDKINLEIDQRNVEEYDETIVYHSNDKKTNIWIDYSGGSFILNNSYDNNYQEGLSLKQLVSLLASYDIIVDKKATFSDLGNGQYEIRYNDLIIDDNYVTGTINCFVTKDLKFKSIEYNIKTYEPYKKYQLISTKEAYKYIEEGKFNKDYLENVQGEITIRLVRLNYLRDTKGLLQPVYEFVTNGNGIIYVPAIH from the coding sequence ATGGAGATAACGTCATTTTTACATTTAGCAGTTCGATGTATTATGATTGCAAGTATTATTTTATTAATAATTGGCTGTGTTTATTTTATTTGGTATTTTATTCAAAAGAAAAGAAAAAAAGATGTTTATTTAAATAAAAAGAAATTAATTTTTTCAGCATTATTAATTGGATATATAATTGTTGTAGTATTTGCAACTTTATTAATGGAAAGAAGAGCTTTTTTAGTTGAACCCAATTTAATACCATTTAGTTCCTATATCAGTGCTTGGAATAATTTTGGAATGTTATTATGGCGTAATATTATTTTAAATATTTGTATGTTTATTCCCTTAGGAATGATATTGCCGTTATTTCATCGTATTTTTAAGAAATGGTGTTTTACCTATTTAACCGGGTTGCTTTTAACTGTATTAATTGAAGTTTCACAATATATAAGTAAGCGTGGAATTTTTGAATTGGATGATATCATTAATAATACTCTAGGATGTATGATAGGTTATGGAATATGGGCATTAGGTTATTTTATTTATTGTAAATTAAAAAAATGTGATAATAAATTGTTATACACTTTATTAAAACAAATTCCGTTAGTTTTAACTATTGGTATATTTTCAACAATTTTTATTGCTTATTATCAAAAAGATTTAGGGAATATTAGACAAAGCTATTATCAAGTTAATGATATGAGCAATATTAATCTTGTCAATCAAGCTAAATTATCTTCTAAAACAACAAATAAAAACGTTTATAAAATAAAGGAATATAATAAAAAGGAATGTTATAATCTTGCAAAACATTATTTTGATAAGATAAATCTTGAAATTGATCAAAGAAATGTCGAAGAGTATGATGAAACGATCGTTTATCATTCTAATGATAAAAAGACTAATATTTGGATTGATTATAGTGGTGGAAGTTTTATCCTTAATAATAGTTATGATAATAATTATCAAGAAGGTTTATCTTTAAAGCAGTTAGTTAGTCTTTTAGCTAGTTATGATATTATTGTTGATAAGAAAGCTACATTTAGTGATTTGGGTAACGGACAGTATGAAATTAGATATAATGATTTAATTATTGATGATAATTATGTTACAGGGACAATTAATTGTTTTGTTACAAAGGATTTAAAATTTAAAAGTATTGAATATAATATAAAAACATATGAGCCATATAAAAAGTATCAGTTAATTTCAACTAAAGAGGCTTATAAATATATTGAAGAAGGAAAGTTTAATAAAGATTATTTAGAAAATGTTCAAGGCGAAATTACAATTAGATTAGTTAGATTAAATTATTTAAGAGATACAAAAGGGTTATTGCAACCTGTTTATGAATTTGTAACAAATGGTAATGGGATAATTTATGTACCAGCAATTCATTAA
- a CDS encoding segregation/condensation protein A, translated as MEYQVVIEEFQGPLDLLLHLIKEKEMDLETLELSVIADQYLQYIHAMDPSLLEVMSEYLVMAADLIEMKSKMLIPKEKVVINDEYQEDPRDALIKRLIEYKRYKDVLDEIREKYKQRQTMIIKPAESMDEYVIDTSTMIPDDLEVYDLMKAMQKMFQRKALLKPLDTHIAKKDISIDERTEQIRNFFKTRVNKRVKFEELFDRYDRFYFIVTFIAVLVLAKDKEVEIIQDGLFEEIYVEGKV; from the coding sequence GTGGAATATCAAGTTGTTATTGAAGAATTTCAAGGTCCTTTGGATTTATTATTACACCTGATTAAAGAAAAAGAAATGGATTTAGAAACATTAGAATTATCAGTTATCGCAGATCAGTACCTGCAATATATTCATGCCATGGATCCATCTTTATTAGAGGTAATGTCAGAGTATTTAGTTATGGCTGCTGATTTAATAGAAATGAAAAGTAAAATGCTCATTCCAAAAGAAAAAGTAGTAATTAACGATGAGTACCAAGAAGATCCACGAGATGCTTTGATAAAAAGATTAATTGAATATAAACGTTATAAAGATGTTCTAGATGAAATTCGTGAAAAATACAAACAACGTCAAACAATGATTATTAAACCGGCTGAGTCAATGGATGAATATGTAATTGATACTAGTACGATGATTCCTGATGATTTAGAAGTATATGATTTAATGAAAGCAATGCAAAAGATGTTTCAACGTAAAGCTTTATTAAAACCATTAGATACACATATTGCTAAGAAAGATATTTCAATTGATGAAAGAACCGAACAAATTAGAAATTTTTTTAAGACAAGAGTTAATAAACGAGTAAAGTTTGAAGAATTATTTGATCGTTATGATCGTTTCTATTTTATTGTAACTTTTATTGCTGTATTGGTATTAGCAAAGGATAAGGAAGTAGAAATAATTCAAGATGGGTTATTTGAAGAAATATACGTAGAGGGGAAGGTTTAA
- the scpB gene encoding SMC-Scp complex subunit ScpB produces MEETDYLDIIEGMLYLVGDDGVDLKQIAGVLEISKKEAANLMKEFENLYEQRQIKGITLVNFGGRYKLATNSNYFSYYQKMVEQSSASLSNAALETLAIIAYNQPITRVGIEDIRGVGCDAMIRKLIAKALIKEVGREDSPGMPILYGVTDEFMDTFGLTSLDELPNLADIVEIDEQKDIFETRYHENIEADNESH; encoded by the coding sequence ATGGAAGAGACTGATTATTTAGATATTATTGAAGGAATGTTGTATCTTGTTGGTGATGATGGGGTTGATCTTAAACAAATTGCCGGTGTACTAGAAATAAGTAAAAAAGAAGCTGCTAATTTAATGAAAGAATTTGAAAATTTGTATGAACAAAGACAAATTAAAGGAATAACATTAGTTAATTTTGGTGGTCGTTATAAATTAGCTACTAATAGTAATTATTTTTCATATTATCAAAAGATGGTTGAACAAAGTAGTGCGAGTCTTTCTAATGCTGCATTAGAAACATTAGCAATTATTGCTTATAATCAACCAATTACAAGAGTAGGAATAGAGGATATTCGTGGCGTTGGATGTGATGCAATGATTCGTAAATTAATTGCTAAGGCGTTAATTAAAGAAGTTGGACGTGAAGATAGCCCTGGAATGCCAATTTTATATGGTGTAACTGATGAATTTATGGATACTTTTGGGCTTACATCATTAGATGAGTTACCAAATTTAGCAGATATTGTTGAAATTGATGAACAAAAAGATATTTTTGAAACAAGATATCATGAAAATATAGAGGCTGATAATGAAAGCCATTAA
- a CDS encoding DUF5662 family protein: protein MKAIKHFKTITKHKFYVMKLCFRFGLYKQGLLHDLSKYTWSEFATGAKYYLGYKSPNSNERDTIGYSSAWLHHKGRNKHHWEYWIDFTSKGIIAIEMPIKYVVEMFCDRVAATMVYRGVDFDNQAPLDYYNKTRFYYVINEKTDAILKDMLKHLANSSLDETIEYIKKIYLS from the coding sequence ATGAAAGCCATTAAGCATTTTAAAACAATTACGAAACATAAGTTTTATGTAATGAAATTATGTTTTCGTTTTGGACTATATAAACAAGGATTGCTTCATGATTTATCCAAATATACATGGAGTGAATTTGCAACTGGGGCTAAATATTATTTAGGTTATAAATCTCCTAACAGTAATGAAAGAGATACGATTGGATATAGCAGTGCTTGGTTACATCATAAGGGTAGAAATAAACATCATTGGGAATATTGGATTGATTTTACAAGTAAAGGAATCATTGCAATTGAAATGCCAATTAAATATGTAGTAGAAATGTTTTGTGATCGTGTCGCAGCGACGATGGTTTATCGTGGTGTTGATTTTGATAATCAAGCACCGCTTGATTATTATAATAAAACAAGGTTTTATTATGTTATAAATGAAAAGACTGATGCTATTTTAAAGGATATGTTAAAACATTTGGCTAATTCTTCATTAGATGAAACGATTGAATATATTAAAAAAATTTATTTGAGTTAG
- a CDS encoding TetR/AcrR family transcriptional regulator: protein MDNLKKNQYVKSEITKALLELLKEKDLNEISIREITTRAQVGRVSFYRNYKRKEDILEQYLFFIIKEWGESNTDSLSMDKLLKKLFEHLVSYRDFYTLLYTKGLLYLFKDTLKRLITKDQELPNVAAYSVAFVSYGIYGWIEEWIARGMQESADEIYNILISQKNMPQ from the coding sequence GTGGATAATCTTAAAAAAAATCAATATGTAAAAAGCGAAATAACAAAGGCTTTATTAGAATTGTTGAAAGAAAAGGATTTAAATGAAATATCAATTAGAGAAATTACAACCAGAGCTCAAGTTGGTCGAGTTTCCTTTTATCGTAACTACAAACGAAAAGAAGATATTTTAGAACAATACCTATTTTTCATTATCAAAGAATGGGGAGAATCCAATACGGATTCATTATCAATGGATAAATTATTAAAAAAATTGTTCGAACATCTCGTTTCCTATCGAGATTTTTATACATTACTTTATACAAAAGGATTACTTTATCTATTTAAGGATACATTGAAACGACTCATCACAAAAGACCAGGAACTTCCTAATGTTGCTGCATATTCGGTTGCTTTTGTTTCTTATGGTATCTATGGATGGATCGAAGAATGGATTGCACGTGGTATGCAAGAATCTGCAGATGAAATATACAATATATTAATCTCTCAAAAAAATATGCCACAATAA
- a CDS encoding alpha/beta hydrolase fold domain-containing protein → MNKTNRKRGKVMFVIICVIIFTISFGLGIALKIAIKQSWAKNYEVEFTDEIGILYKDISYDEKEANKFDMYLPKDGTKDTYSLVVYLHAGGFTSGDKAGDKGVLSWLCSKGYVAVGINYTLFNENNPTANIYSQSVEIKEAMPKVIEEAKKYGYNINEMAIAGGSAGHALAMIYAYRDADTSPVPVKLLFGAVGPSSFYVEDWDIYGFDQDNEDARKGAAGLFSVMSGQEITIEMIENGSYLEKLKPISALMWIDKNTVPSVVAYGKYDKIQPYKGSQRLLKAYQDNHIDYQYFEAKHSGHGLQNDNQVYKEYMEAVEEYLNKYLPAR, encoded by the coding sequence TTGAATAAAACGAATAGAAAAAGAGGAAAAGTTATGTTTGTAATAATATGTGTGATTATCTTTACAATTTCATTTGGACTAGGTATCGCTTTAAAAATCGCAATAAAACAATCTTGGGCAAAGAATTATGAAGTTGAATTTACAGATGAGATAGGAATACTTTATAAAGATATATCTTATGATGAAAAAGAAGCAAATAAATTTGATATGTATTTGCCAAAAGATGGCACAAAGGATACATATAGTTTGGTTGTCTATTTACATGCAGGCGGTTTTACATCAGGCGATAAAGCAGGTGATAAAGGTGTATTGTCGTGGTTATGTTCCAAAGGCTATGTAGCAGTTGGTATTAATTACACATTATTCAACGAAAACAACCCCACTGCAAATATATATTCACAATCTGTTGAAATCAAAGAGGCTATGCCTAAAGTCATTGAAGAAGCAAAAAAATATGGTTACAATATAAATGAAATGGCAATTGCCGGTGGATCAGCTGGTCATGCCCTTGCGATGATCTATGCTTATCGTGATGCAGATACTTCTCCTGTTCCAGTAAAACTATTATTTGGAGCAGTAGGTCCATCTAGTTTCTATGTAGAAGATTGGGATATCTATGGCTTTGATCAAGATAACGAAGATGCAAGAAAAGGTGCTGCTGGATTATTTAGTGTCATGAGCGGACAAGAAATAACTATTGAAATGATTGAGAATGGATCTTATCTTGAAAAATTAAAACCAATATCAGCCCTCATGTGGATTGATAAAAATACAGTACCAAGTGTTGTGGCTTATGGTAAATATGATAAAATTCAACCTTACAAGGGTTCTCAAAGATTATTAAAAGCTTATCAAGACAATCATATAGATTACCAATATTTTGAAGCAAAACATTCTGGGCATGGACTTCAAAATGACAATCAAGTATATAAAGAATATATGGAAGCAGTAGAAGAGTATTTGAATAAATATTTACCTGCAAGATAG
- a CDS encoding chlorophyllase/cutinase-like alpha/beta fold protein, producing MKILFEIIGIIVLIIIVLIVLFLIGLAIVPTVPNKYISKVETGGIIEEKYLKMGSYAINHTTFKGSELTKLYTIYYPKELEIKDKEYPVIFVLNGTGVLPKKCKALFEHLSSWKFIVVGNDDPSTGNGKSSDETMDFIFSLNESKGSIFYHQIDLENIGIIGHSQGGAGVFSALSFSKYKDYYKTGVSLSPTHEEVAHAFGWNYDLSKINVPIIMFAGTKGDFETKLVIPLDKMIKMYDKIPSSKIMARRIGVEHGQMLYSVDGYITAWFMWQLQEDKKASNAFLGEKSEFLNNKLYTDININLKIESKK from the coding sequence ATGAAAATACTATTTGAAATCATTGGAATTATTGTATTAATTATCATCGTATTAATAGTCTTGTTTTTGATTGGGTTAGCAATAGTGCCAACTGTTCCAAATAAATATATAAGTAAAGTTGAAACAGGAGGAATAATAGAAGAAAAGTATTTGAAAATGGGTTCTTACGCTATAAATCATACTACATTTAAAGGTAGTGAACTGACAAAGTTGTACACCATTTATTATCCAAAAGAATTAGAAATAAAGGATAAAGAATATCCTGTTATTTTCGTGTTAAATGGAACAGGAGTATTGCCTAAAAAGTGCAAGGCTTTATTTGAACATCTTTCTTCTTGGAAATTTATTGTAGTGGGGAATGATGATCCTAGTACAGGAAATGGAAAATCAAGTGATGAAACAATGGATTTTATCTTTTCTTTAAATGAGAGTAAAGGGAGTATATTCTATCATCAAATTGATTTAGAGAATATTGGAATTATAGGACACTCTCAAGGTGGTGCCGGAGTGTTTAGTGCTTTATCTTTTTCAAAGTACAAAGATTATTATAAAACAGGTGTATCATTATCTCCAACACATGAAGAGGTAGCTCATGCGTTTGGATGGAATTACGATTTAAGTAAAATAAATGTTCCTATTATTATGTTTGCAGGTACAAAAGGAGATTTTGAAACAAAATTGGTTATACCATTAGATAAAATGATTAAAATGTATGATAAAATACCATCTTCAAAAATAATGGCAAGAAGAATAGGTGTAGAGCATGGACAAATGTTGTATTCAGTTGATGGTTATATAACTGCGTGGTTTATGTGGCAATTACAAGAGGATAAAAAAGCAAGTAATGCATTTCTTGGAGAAAAATCAGAATTTTTAAATAACAAATTATATACGGACATTAATATTAATCTAAAGATCGAAAGCAAAAAGTAG
- a CDS encoding NADH-dependent [FeFe] hydrogenase, group A6 has product MSKIKMKINNREVEAYEGQTVLEAAKNNGIHIPTLCYLKDVTGTGACRVCQVEIEGARTLCAACVYPVREGLVVKTNSQRALDARRRVVELIVSNHSKDCLSCIRNTNCELQRLCQELGVREDAFAGEKSSPTFDEVSPGIVRDTSKCVLCGRCVETCIKHQGLGILGFMNRGFKTKVGPVYDKSFADVNCMQCGQCINVCPVGALHEKEEVHDVIAALNDPTKHVIVQTAPAVRASLGEEFGMPIGTRVTGKMVHALKLMGFDKVYDTNFGADLTIMEEGHEFISRIQNNGVLPMITSCSPGWVNYIEHEYPELLDHLSSCKSPHMMLGAMLKSYYAKENNIDPKDIYVVSIMPCVAKKGEKEREENLTDGLKDVDSVLTTRELGKLIKMFGINFKDLKDEDFDQDMFGEYTGAGVIFGASGGVMEAALRTVVDVLTKKDLTNLDYHAVRGEEGVKEASIKIGDLTVNVAVAHSMTLAKPLLDDIKNGTSKYHFIEIMGCPGGCVNGGGQSYINALTRNSGFDWKQARAKALYDEDLSLPVRKSHKNSQIQKLYADFLGEPNSEKAHHLLHTHYTKKERFK; this is encoded by the coding sequence ATGTCGAAAATAAAAATGAAAATAAATAATCGTGAAGTAGAGGCTTATGAGGGTCAAACTGTATTAGAAGCTGCCAAAAATAACGGCATCCATATCCCTACTTTATGCTATTTAAAAGATGTTACAGGTACTGGCGCATGCCGTGTTTGTCAAGTAGAAATTGAAGGTGCGCGTACTTTATGTGCAGCCTGTGTATATCCAGTAAGAGAAGGATTAGTTGTTAAAACAAACTCACAACGTGCTCTAGATGCAAGAAGAAGAGTTGTTGAATTAATTGTTTCAAATCACTCTAAAGACTGTTTATCTTGTATTCGTAATACAAATTGCGAATTACAAAGATTATGTCAAGAATTAGGTGTACGTGAAGATGCTTTTGCTGGTGAAAAATCAAGTCCAACTTTTGATGAAGTTTCACCTGGAATTGTCCGTGATACATCAAAATGCGTATTATGTGGACGTTGCGTTGAAACTTGTATAAAACATCAAGGATTAGGTATTTTAGGATTTATGAACCGTGGTTTTAAAACTAAAGTTGGTCCTGTATATGATAAAAGTTTTGCAGATGTAAACTGTATGCAATGCGGTCAATGCATCAATGTATGTCCAGTTGGAGCTTTACATGAAAAAGAAGAAGTTCATGATGTTATTGCAGCTTTAAACGATCCAACTAAACACGTTATCGTTCAAACTGCTCCTGCTGTTAGAGCCAGTTTAGGTGAAGAATTTGGTATGCCAATTGGAACTAGAGTAACTGGGAAAATGGTTCATGCTTTAAAATTAATGGGCTTTGATAAAGTTTATGATACAAACTTTGGTGCTGATTTAACAATCATGGAAGAAGGTCATGAATTTATTAGTCGTATTCAAAACAATGGTGTTTTACCAATGATTACTTCTTGTAGTCCTGGTTGGGTCAATTATATTGAACATGAATACCCAGAATTATTAGATCATTTATCAAGTTGTAAATCACCACATATGATGTTAGGAGCAATGCTTAAATCATATTATGCAAAAGAAAATAACATTGATCCAAAAGATATTTATGTTGTTTCAATTATGCCTTGCGTCGCTAAAAAAGGTGAAAAAGAGCGTGAAGAAAATTTAACTGATGGTCTAAAAGATGTAGATTCTGTATTGACTACTAGAGAACTTGGAAAATTAATTAAAATGTTTGGTATCAACTTTAAAGATTTAAAAGACGAAGACTTTGATCAAGATATGTTTGGTGAATATACTGGAGCTGGAGTTATCTTTGGAGCAAGCGGTGGTGTAATGGAAGCTGCTTTACGAACTGTCGTCGATGTTCTTACTAAAAAAGATTTAACAAATCTAGATTATCATGCAGTTCGTGGTGAAGAAGGAGTTAAAGAAGCAAGTATTAAAATCGGTGATTTAACTGTTAATGTTGCTGTAGCACATAGTATGACTTTAGCTAAACCATTATTAGATGATATTAAAAATGGTACTTCTAAATATCATTTTATTGAAATAATGGGTTGTCCAGGTGGTTGTGTAAATGGTGGTGGACAATCATATATTAATGCTTTAACTAGAAATAGTGGCTTTGACTGGAAACAAGCAAGAGCTAAAGCATTATATGATGAAGATTTATCATTACCAGTTCGTAAATCACACAAAAACTCTCAAATACAAAAATTATATGCTGATTTTTTAGGTGAACCTAATAGTGAAAAAGCGCATCATTTATTACACACTCATTACACTAAAAAAGAACGTTTTAAATAA
- a CDS encoding NADH-quinone oxidoreductase subunit NuoF: MPAKRTQVLVCAGTGCTIGNSGELITEFEKEIKALGLENEIEVLRTGCLGLCGVGPNISIYPDNIIYKSVKVEDVKEIVMEHFYKGRPVHRLMLNESNEETREIHDINDTKFYNKQKRIALHNCGVIDPENINEYIGKDGYFALAKVLQEMTSQEVVDVIKESGLRGRGGGGFPTGVKWQFALDEPGDEKYVICNADEGDPGAFMDRSILEGNPHSVIEAMAIAGYAIGANHGYIYIRAEYPIAVERLTSAIKQARELGLLGKNIFDSGFDFDLEIRLGAGAFVCGEETALIKSIEGERGMPNPKPPFPAHKGVWGKPTIINNVETYANIAQIIQHGAKWFRSIGTETSPGTKVFALGGKIVNTGLIEVPMGTTLREVIYEIGGGCPNHKRFKAVQTGGPSGGCLTEEQLDTPIGFDELVKLGSMMGSGGMIVLDEDNCMVDVARFYMDFIVDESCGKCTPCRVGTKRMLELLEQICEGKGTMATLDELEMLASTIQDTALCGLGQTAPNPVLSTIHQFRDEYIAHIVDKKCPAGVCKELLQYVIDEEKCRKCGLCAKQCPVGAIHGELGKVPYVIDQEKCIKCGQCIKACHFNVIERK; encoded by the coding sequence ATGCCAGCAAAAAGAACCCAAGTATTAGTTTGTGCCGGTACAGGTTGTACTATTGGTAACTCTGGTGAACTAATTACAGAATTTGAAAAAGAGATTAAAGCACTTGGACTTGAAAATGAAATCGAAGTTTTAAGAACTGGGTGTTTAGGTTTATGTGGAGTTGGTCCAAATATTTCTATTTATCCTGATAATATTATTTATAAATCAGTTAAAGTAGAAGATGTAAAAGAAATTGTTATGGAACATTTCTATAAAGGACGTCCTGTTCACCGTTTAATGTTGAATGAATCAAATGAAGAAACTCGTGAAATTCATGATATTAATGATACAAAATTTTATAATAAACAAAAAAGAATTGCTCTTCATAATTGTGGGGTAATTGATCCTGAAAATATTAATGAATATATTGGTAAAGATGGTTATTTTGCCTTAGCTAAAGTATTGCAGGAAATGACTAGCCAAGAAGTCGTTGATGTAATTAAAGAAAGTGGACTTCGTGGCCGTGGTGGTGGTGGTTTCCCTACCGGAGTTAAATGGCAATTTGCTTTAGATGAACCAGGTGATGAAAAATATGTAATTTGTAATGCTGATGAAGGTGACCCAGGAGCTTTTATGGACCGCTCAATTCTTGAAGGTAACCCTCATAGCGTTATTGAAGCAATGGCAATTGCTGGATATGCAATTGGTGCTAATCATGGATATATTTATATTCGTGCGGAATATCCAATTGCCGTAGAACGCTTAACTTCAGCAATCAAACAAGCTCGTGAGTTAGGATTATTAGGCAAAAATATTTTTGATAGCGGATTTGATTTTGATTTGGAAATTCGTTTAGGTGCTGGAGCTTTTGTTTGTGGAGAAGAAACAGCATTAATTAAGTCAATTGAAGGAGAACGTGGAATGCCAAATCCTAAACCACCTTTTCCAGCTCATAAAGGAGTTTGGGGAAAACCAACAATTATCAACAATGTTGAAACATATGCAAATATCGCTCAAATCATTCAACATGGTGCAAAATGGTTTAGATCAATTGGAACTGAAACATCTCCAGGTACTAAGGTATTTGCTTTAGGGGGAAAAATTGTTAATACTGGGCTTATTGAAGTACCAATGGGAACTACTTTGCGTGAAGTAATTTATGAAATTGGTGGTGGTTGTCCTAATCATAAACGCTTTAAAGCAGTTCAAACCGGAGGACCATCTGGAGGATGTTTAACCGAAGAACAATTAGATACACCGATTGGTTTTGATGAATTAGTTAAATTAGGTTCAATGATGGGATCAGGTGGAATGATTGTTTTAGATGAAGATAATTGTATGGTTGACGTTGCTCGTTTTTATATGGATTTTATTGTTGATGAATCATGTGGTAAGTGTACACCTTGTCGAGTAGGAACAAAACGTATGCTTGAATTACTTGAACAAATTTGTGAAGGAAAAGGAACAATGGCAACTCTTGATGAACTTGAGATGTTAGCTTCAACAATCCAAGATACCGCTTTATGTGGTCTTGGACAAACTGCACCAAATCCTGTTTTATCAACAATTCATCAATTTAGAGATGAATACATTGCTCATATTGTTGATAAAAAATGTCCTGCTGGAGTATGTAAAGAATTATTACAATATGTAATTGATGAAGAAAAATGTCGTAAATGTGGTCTTTGCGCTAAACAATGTCCAGTTGGGGCTATTCATGGTGAACTTGGTAAAGTTCCATATGTTATTGATCAAGAAAAATGTATTAAATGTGGTCAATGTATTAAAGCTTGTCACTTTAATGTAATTGAAAGAAAGTAG